From the Streptomyces syringium genome, one window contains:
- a CDS encoding MbtH family protein, translating to MSDAPANPFDGDGDFFVLVNAEGQHSLWPGFAAVPEGWTTAHGPCVRQDALDWITEHWTDLAPAAR from the coding sequence ATGAGCGACGCACCCGCCAACCCCTTCGACGGCGACGGAGACTTCTTCGTCCTCGTCAACGCCGAGGGGCAGCACAGCCTCTGGCCGGGCTTCGCCGCCGTGCCGGAGGGCTGGACCACCGCCCACGGGCCGTGCGTCCGGCAGGACGCCCTCGACTGGATCACCGAGCACTGGACCGACCTGGCCCCGGCGGCCCGGTGA